From Pongo pygmaeus isolate AG05252 chromosome 2, NHGRI_mPonPyg2-v2.0_pri, whole genome shotgun sequence, a single genomic window includes:
- the SUCNR1 gene encoding succinate receptor 1, translated as MLGTMAWNATCKNWLAAEAALEKYYLSIFYGIEFVVGILGNTIVVYGYIFSLKNWNSSNIYLFNLSISDLAFLCTLPMLIRSYANGNWIYGDVLCISNRYVLHANLYTSILFLTFISIDRYLIIKHPFREHLLQKKEFAILISLAIWVLVTLELIPILPLINPVITDNGTTCNDFASSGDPNYNLIYSMCLTLLGFLIPLFVMCFFYYKIAVFLKQRNRQVATALPLEKPLNLVIMAVVIFSVLFTPYHVMRNVRIASRLGSWKQYQCTQVVINSFYIVTRPLAFLNSVINPVFYFLLGDHFRDMLMNQMRHNFKSLTSFSR; from the exons ATGCTGGGGACCATG gCATGGAATGCAACTTGCAAAAACTGGCTGGCAGCAGAGGCTGCCCTGGAAAAGTActacctttccattttttatggGATTGAGTTCGTTGTGGGAATCCTTGGAAATACCATTGTTGTTTATGGCTACATCTTCTCTCTGAAGAATTGGAATAGCAGTAATATTTATCTCTTTAACCTCTCTATCTCTGACTTAGCTTTTCTGTGCACCCTCCCCATGCTGATAAGGAGTTATGCCAATGGAAACTGGATATATGGAGACGTGCTCTGCATAAGCAACCGATATGTGCTTCATGCCAACCTCTATACCAGCATTCTCTTTCTCACTTTTATCAGCATAGATCGATACTTGATAATTAAGCATCCTTTCCGAGAACACCTTCTGCAAAAGAAAGAGTTTGCTATTTTAATCTCCTTGGCCATTTGGGTTTTAGTAACCTTAGAGTTAATACCCATACTTCCCCTTATAAATCCTGTTATAACTGACAATGGCACCACCTGTAATGATTTTGCAAGTTCTGGAGACCCCAACTACAACCTCATTTACAGCATGTGTCTAACACTGTTGGGGTTCCTTATTCCTCTTTTTGTGATGTGTTTCTTTTATTACAAGATTGCTGTCTTCCTAAAGCAGAGGAATCGGCAGGTTGCTACTGCTCTGCCCCTTGAAAAGCCTCTCAACTTGGTCATCATGGCAGTGGTAATCTTCTCTGTGCTTTTTACACCCTATCATGTCATGCGGAATGTGAGGATCGCTTCACGCCTGGGGAGTTGGAAGCAGTATCAATGCACTCAGGTCGTCATCAACTCCTTTTACATTGTGACACGGCCTTTGGCTTTTCTGAACAGTGTCATCAACCctgtcttctattttcttttgggaGATCACTTCAGGGACATGCTGATGAATCAAATGAGACACAACTTCAAATCCCTTACATCCTTTAGCAGATGA